From the Juglans microcarpa x Juglans regia isolate MS1-56 chromosome 7D, Jm3101_v1.0, whole genome shotgun sequence genome, the window TGATAAACTTATAATGTGGTATTAATACATGTTCACCGTGTGAACTAAAAAACCGACGTGGAAAATCCATGTCTTTGAATTAAATCAAGCCTTAcaacaattaaaagaaaaaaaaaatctttaaaagcacaaaaattaaataagaaagtTAACTCATCGATTCACCCCAGTCAGACCCATAAAGACCAGGCTATAGCCATGAAGAGCTACTGGAAATCAAAACCGCTGGTCTTTTGCCAGGACCAGGCTATAGCCACGAAGAGCTACTGGAAATCAAAACCGCTGGTCTTTTGCCAGGACCTAGCTAAGTCTCTGGTCATGAAGGCCTACTAATGGTACTCTCCAAGGCTTGGTCTCCATGGACACACCACGGAAGAAGAAGACCTATGGCTAGATTGTAGTTCTCTGACCTTGTCGTTGGTCTTTCATAACTAACCCAGGCCACTGAAGACCTACAACCACACCATGGACCTTCTACCATGGCCATGGTATCTAATCTTGAGGATCTATTGTACTAGATCTCCATGATTATACTATCTACAGAACAGCCGATGACAAGAATTGGATGGAGACCCAACAAAGGCACGTGAATCTTTCACGGTCGTGGAGACTCACGTATGAGTCTTCAATGGCCAGGGGACGTGGTTGGTTACCCCTCAAGTTATTCTgcatttttattatgtttttcaaataagatttgtgtattttaattattttaataatgtttACTTGACATTTTACACGCTAGAATTGTTTCAGTAATTGAGGAAGAGTGTTGGGTTATGGATcaattgaaaagagaaaaagacgAACCTTTAGAAACACACCAAAAGTAAAATGTTCaacacatgcatgcaagatATATACCTAGCAGCACCCCCACTACAAGAAAAGTCGGTTTTTGTggtcatttaatttaataaaaagattatttatgattaaaacaGACTATTGTaactgtaaataatcatttcgctggaattaactgtctacaaataaacagtttttttctAGTGCTCacaaaagacaagaaaatattaacataacTTGTGCCAGTGTTTCTTATTTAAACAATCTACCGTGATGGCGTAGGTTTTAGAAAGGAGCAATTAAGGGTTCAGCTCACCTCAAATCGTACTCTTAGGATTAGCGGCGAACGCCCGCTTGGTGACCAGAAATATCGGCGTTTCAGGAAGGAAATCTCGGTCCCATCGAATGCAGAGACAACTGAAATCACTGCAGAGTTTGAAAAAGGCATACTTTACGTCAGACACCCAAAAGTGATCTCTCAACACAAGCCCAAAAGTGAACCACAAGATCAGAAGGCCGATGCTCATGAAGAACAGGCTGCTCCAGAAGTTGCTTCAGAGGCCAGCAGTCATGTGGATAAACGATCATATGAGAAAACTACTGTGCAAGAAAGTGTCTTAGATCATGGTAACAAAGATCCTCAAAAGGCACCAAAGAAAAAGGAGTCGAGCAGTTGGGATGGAAAGAGTAGCATGGTTGCAGATGCTACAGGTGAATTAATTAGAGTCCTAAATGGCCGTTATAAGCTAGTGGTTGGTGGCTTAACCTGGGATCTGAAGAAGCCAAAGTCATTGATGAAGCTTGCATTATTGGTTCTGGTAGTTGTGCTAGCTGTTAAATTAATTGCAATGAAGCCTTGTGGACGACCTAAAAGTACACATTCCACTGTGTAGTTATATTTGTAAAACTTTCACTGCATGTAAATTCAAATGGATTCATGAATTGAATAAAGGGGCTTCAAAATTGGAGACTTATTCCTAAATCACCACTTATTCCAAAATCTTAAACTAATGGATagaggtaaattttattatttattttatatcttaatatttttactcaTGTGTGGGCGAAACTCTCCTAAAATGGATGATTCAAtacgtggaatatttaattaaatagggtAGAGTGTAGAGTTAGGGTTCGAACTCAATATCTTTGTTttgatatcatgtgaaatcaccacttatcctaaaattttaaactgatgggaagaagtagatattacttattttatatcttaatactccCTACTCCTGCCCGTTGTTTGCGATTTAGTTTTTCAAAAGAGAGAatgatcaaaatattaatttttttcatgaggAGAAAATATAGTTTGTGGAACCTGGCCGGTTCCTCGATAAAGGATCTGGCAAGGATCCGTGGTACCAAGGGTGCCAACTGGTCGGCAACATCCTGGACTTAGATTGAGAATAATTATACAATGGTGATCACAAGAAAGTGCATGTGTAAGGAAATATACATTTAAACAGCAGCAGAATAAGTAAAAATCAAGCACTATTTGTATCGGCATAATAAGTATGCTCAGCCATGCAAGCAAGGACTAACACACTTGTACAAGTGATCTTTATATATCCTTTGATCACCAGTACGAGTGTTAGCTCCGATCGCATAGACATTGCTAACACTCTGCTTCGAGGATGGCAGGAGAGATGCTTGACCGTGCTAGCGAGGACTAACACACTTGTTCAAGTGGTGTTATCTTTTGATCGCCGTGAGTGTTAACCCCAATTACATATGTGTTGCTAACACTTGGCTTCGAGGATGGCGGGAGGGATGCTCAACCGTGCTGGTCCTCCAGTTGTGTGAACAAAAACCTATTAATAGATAAGGACACACTCCAACTAattcccaaaaaatataaatttgtatcAAATTAGAACTAGTTTCTAATCCCAACATTGAAGCATTGAAAAAACTCATATAagcaaaaaatctcaaatatccTTAATCATGAGACATATAATTGTCACCATAAGTAAGAACCATAATTCCGACATTAGTAATTAAGATTAACATAATATAAGTAAATGGAACGATCATGTAGCTAAACTATAATGAAAAGTCATTATTGACCGTCCAAGACCATGTATATTAATAGATATAactatgatttatttttgactCAACGAATTGGCTGAAAAAATCATAACTATACTTAACAATAAAACACTAGGAAAAGCCCACATAGGGTGAAGATTTTTTGTTGCCTTCGGAAAAAGGAGAATACCCACCCTTACTAATCGTCGAGTAGGAGTGTTAGCTCCTGATTGCATGTGCGTTGTTAACACTCAGTTTCAAAGATGGCATGAGAGATACTTGATCGCACTGATGAGGACTAACACACTTGCTCAAGTGGTGTTATCATTTGATCACCAAGTGCGATGGTAACCCTAATTGCGTAAGTGTTGCTAACACTTGGCTTTGAGGATGGCGGGAGAGATGCTCGATCCCGCTAACGAGGATTAACACAATTATTTTAAGTGGTGTTTTTGGCCGTTTGGTTTGTTGGATTATTGCGTGAGAGATAACATTTGAaagaaagtcaattttattgtatttccaAGTTACAtgagaaaatttaagaaaaatatatcttaAGGTGTCCAGCATTCCACCAGTGAGTTAACTCCTTTCCTTGCATGTCGTTGTGGAAGTATGATCCCAGTCTATGATTGGCCATGACCACATATGGCCATATTGACCGAGGGTCAAGTTTTCCTTCTCTTGGAGTCATCGTTCCTGTTACCTTTAGCACTAAGTCTTATATTTTGAATGACCTAAGTTTGACCCTTCTATTAAAATAGTGCTCCATCTTTCTTTTGTAAGTAGCCATCTTGATTTCTGCCTCTTACCTTCTTTCCTCTAGCAGGTCAAGATTATCTTCTAACCCTTTGTTATTCAACTCCTCGTTGTAACGTTAGAATTTATAGCTCGGTATCCCGACCTCCACCGGTATCACTACTTCACTCTCATAGGACATGGCGAATGGGATTTCTCCTGTTGGGATTTTCGTGGTTGTCCTATATGCCCATAAGAATCTTGGGAGTTCCTTAGCCCATGATCTCTTTTTTCTCGCCAATCTTTTCTTCAACTACTGTGCACGATTTTGTTGGTAGCCTCGACCTACTCGTTGGCCTGGAGATGACCTGGAGAGGTGTATTTGACATTGATTCCACGTTTTGTACACCAGTCACTGTAATGGTTAGAATCGAATTGTCGTCTATTTGTCCAAAATTTTGCTTCGAGGTATACCAAATTAGCATATGACGAATTTCCAACCCCAAACCTGAAAGAATTCATCTTCCTCACCCAAGAAGCTTCTGGAGAGCATAGCACCATTGGTGCATCCTGTACCATGGCATGCAGATCCCCCACGGTGTGAGCTGCACCATGGTGTGATTAGCACCACCACGCAGCGCCACTCCTATGAACGTAGTACCCCTGCTGGTGCACGCAACACCGATTGATGCTTGCAGCAGGAGAGGTGCTTGCAATGGCTCCGTCAACTCAAGCACAAAAAACGGTCGTAATTAGAAAAATAGAGAttcaaattacattaaaaatagGGGCATTCGGTAAACTGGAAGCAACAACTtaaaagctctgataccaatgaaAGAGGGCACAACGTAATACCTCAAGCGCAACTTTTCAAGTTGCTCTACTAGTTTATCCCTTTTAGCCAAAATTTCAACAAGCCTCAAGCATCTACTCTTGGTGATGAAGTATACTACTTAGAATGATCTAAAGTTATACTCAAAAAATTCCACAGCCTAAATGTTTATtcaagag encodes:
- the LOC121238181 gene encoding uncharacterized protein LOC121238181; the protein is MDAKPPVDRVYEDFEPQMEWAKEECDTLILLLPGFRKEQLRVQLTSNRTLRISGERPLGDQKYRRFRKEISVPSNAETTEITAEFEKGILYVRHPKVISQHKPKSEPQDQKADAHEEQAAPEVASEASSHVDKRSYEKTTVQESVLDHGNKDPQKAPKKKESSSWDGKSSMVADATGELIRVLNGRYKLVVGGLTWDLKKPKSLMKLALLVLVVVLAVKLIAMKPCGRPKSTHSTV